A genomic window from Micromonospora ferruginea includes:
- a CDS encoding HU family DNA-binding protein codes for MNKAELIEALAVRLGDRKTATAALDAVLAEVQAAVTKGDKVAITGFGAFEKRVRGARTARNPRTGEAVKVKKTSVPTFRAGAGFKEMVASGKVPKETTAAKKTAGAAKTTAAKKTTAAKTTGAAKKTTAAKATKTTAASKKAAPAKKAAATKTTAAKKTTAAKSTAAKKTTTAAKKTTAAKSATAKKTTAAKKAPAKKAPAKKAASRR; via the coding sequence GTGAACAAGGCCGAGCTCATCGAGGCGCTCGCCGTTCGCCTGGGGGACCGGAAGACGGCGACGGCCGCGCTCGACGCGGTTCTCGCTGAGGTCCAGGCGGCGGTCACCAAGGGCGACAAGGTGGCGATCACCGGATTCGGAGCGTTCGAGAAGCGCGTCCGTGGAGCCCGAACAGCCCGCAACCCGCGGACCGGCGAGGCGGTGAAGGTCAAGAAGACCTCCGTCCCGACCTTCCGGGCGGGTGCGGGCTTCAAGGAGATGGTGGCCAGCGGCAAAGTGCCGAAGGAGACCACCGCTGCGAAGAAGACCGCCGGGGCCGCCAAGACCACGGCGGCGAAGAAGACCACGGCGGCGAAGACCACCGGAGCCGCCAAGAAGACCACGGCGGCGAAGGCCACCAAGACCACCGCGGCGAGCAAGAAGGCCGCGCCGGCCAAGAAGGCCGCCGCGACCAAGACCACGGCGGCGAAGAAGACGACCGCGGCGAAGTCCACCGCGGCCAAGAAGACCACCACCGCGGCCAAGAAGACGACCGCGGCGAAGTCCGCCACGGCCAAGAAGACCACGGCGGCGAAGAAGGCGCCCGCGAAGAAGGCGCCGGCCAAGAAGGCCGCCAGTCGGCGCTGA
- the leuD gene encoding 3-isopropylmalate dehydratase small subunit: MDKFTAHTGTAVPLRRSNVDTDQIIPAVYLKRVTRTGFADGLFNAWREDPSFILNDPTYSGASILVAGPEFGTGSSREHAVWALRDWGFRAVVSPRFGDIFRGNALKEGLLPVELELGAVERLWALSESDPTTPVTVDLAAREVRAGDATWAFPLDDHSRWRLMEGLDDIGLTLRHEAEIGAYEASRPAFLPSIA, translated from the coding sequence ATGGACAAGTTCACCGCACACACCGGCACCGCCGTGCCGCTGCGCCGGTCCAACGTGGACACCGACCAGATCATCCCCGCCGTGTACCTCAAGCGGGTGACCCGGACCGGCTTCGCCGACGGCCTGTTCAACGCCTGGCGGGAGGACCCGTCATTCATTCTCAACGATCCCACCTATTCGGGGGCGTCGATTCTTGTGGCGGGCCCGGAGTTCGGCACCGGCTCCTCCCGGGAGCACGCCGTCTGGGCCCTGCGGGACTGGGGGTTCCGGGCCGTCGTCTCGCCGCGCTTCGGTGACATCTTCCGTGGCAACGCGTTGAAGGAAGGTCTCCTTCCGGTCGAGCTGGAATTGGGCGCCGTGGAGCGACTCTGGGCCCTCTCCGAATCCGACCCGACCACCCCGGTCACCGTCGACCTGGCCGCCCGAGAGGTCCGCGCCGGCGACGCCACCTGGGCCTTCCCGCTCGACGACCACAGCCGCTGGCGGCTGATGGAGGGCTTGGACGACATTGGACTCACCCTCCGGCACGAGGCCGAGATCGGCGCGTACGAGGCCTCCCGGCCGGCGTTCCTGCCCTCGATCGCCTGA
- the leuC gene encoding 3-isopropylmalate dehydratase large subunit, with protein MVGVTRPRTLAEKVWDAHVVRSADGEPDLLFIDLHLLHEVTSPQAFDGLRLAGRGVRRTDLTIATEDHNTPTGYDDPAFRARRGDLLTIADPTSRTQIETLRRNCAEFGVRLHPLGDENQGIVHVIGPQLGLTQPGMTIVCGDSHTATHGAFGALAFGIGTSEVEHVLATQTLPQARPRTMAVEVVGELAPGVTAKDLVLALIAQVGTGGGRGHIVEYRGEAIRELSMEGRMTIANMSIEWGAKAGMIAPDETTFAYLKGRPNAPQGADWDAALEHWRTLPTDEGATFDTEVTLDASRITPFVTWGTNPGQGVPLGATVPDPEAFGSEPERVAARRALEYMDLTPGTPLRDLAVDVVFVGSCTNGRLEDLRAAADVLRGRRVADGVRMLVVPGSAAVREAAEIEGLDQVFTDAGAEWRFAGCSMCLGMNPDTLKPGERSASTSNRNFEGRQGRGGRTHLVSPPVAAATAVVGRLAAPADL; from the coding sequence ATGGTGGGAGTCACTCGACCGAGGACCCTGGCCGAGAAGGTCTGGGACGCGCACGTGGTCCGCTCCGCCGACGGTGAGCCGGACCTGCTCTTCATCGACCTGCACCTGCTGCACGAGGTGACCAGCCCGCAGGCGTTCGACGGGCTCCGCCTGGCCGGGCGCGGGGTCCGTCGCACCGACCTGACGATCGCGACCGAGGACCACAACACCCCGACCGGGTACGACGACCCGGCGTTCCGCGCCCGGCGCGGCGACCTGCTCACCATCGCGGACCCCACCTCCCGCACCCAGATCGAGACGCTGCGCCGCAACTGCGCCGAGTTCGGCGTACGGCTGCACCCGCTGGGCGACGAGAACCAGGGCATCGTGCACGTGATCGGCCCGCAGCTCGGGCTCACCCAGCCGGGCATGACGATCGTCTGCGGCGACTCGCACACCGCCACCCACGGCGCGTTCGGCGCGCTCGCCTTCGGCATCGGCACCAGCGAGGTCGAGCACGTGCTCGCCACCCAGACGCTGCCGCAGGCCCGGCCGCGCACCATGGCGGTCGAGGTGGTCGGCGAGCTGGCGCCCGGCGTCACCGCCAAGGACCTGGTGCTCGCGCTGATCGCCCAGGTGGGCACCGGCGGCGGGCGCGGTCACATCGTGGAGTACCGGGGCGAGGCCATCCGCGAGCTCTCCATGGAGGGCCGGATGACGATCGCGAACATGTCCATCGAGTGGGGCGCCAAGGCCGGCATGATCGCGCCGGACGAGACCACGTTCGCGTACCTGAAGGGGCGGCCCAACGCCCCGCAGGGGGCCGACTGGGACGCGGCGCTGGAGCACTGGCGGACGCTGCCCACCGACGAGGGCGCGACGTTCGACACCGAGGTGACGCTGGACGCGAGCCGGATCACCCCGTTCGTCACCTGGGGCACCAACCCCGGTCAGGGCGTGCCGCTCGGCGCGACCGTGCCGGACCCGGAGGCGTTCGGCAGCGAGCCGGAGCGGGTCGCGGCCCGCCGCGCGCTGGAATACATGGACCTCACCCCCGGCACGCCGCTGCGCGACCTCGCCGTGGACGTGGTCTTCGTCGGCTCGTGCACCAACGGGCGGCTGGAGGACCTGCGGGCCGCCGCCGACGTGCTGCGCGGGCGGCGGGTCGCCGACGGCGTACGCATGCTCGTGGTCCCCGGCTCCGCGGCGGTGCGGGAGGCGGCCGAGATCGAGGGGCTCGACCAGGTCTTCACCGACGCGGGCGCCGAGTGGCGGTTCGCCGGCTGCTCGATGTGCCTGGGCATGAACCCCGACACGCTCAAGCCGGGGGAGCGTTCCGCCTCCACCTCCAACCGCAACTTCGAGGGCCGGCAGGGCCGGGGCGGGCGTACCCATCTGGTGTCCCCGCCGGTCGCCGCCGCCACCGCCGTGGTCGGCCGGCTCGCCGCCCCCGCCGACCTGTAG
- a CDS encoding IclR family transcriptional regulator, translating to MSGVGVLDKAVVILAACVDGASLAELVERTKLPRATAHRLAQALEIHRMLVRDTQGRWRPGPRLGELANAAPDVLLTAAEPLLAALRDATGESAQLYLRRADERICVAAAERASGLRDTVPVGSVLPMTAGSAAQILLAWEPPEAVMPLLPRAKFTGRTLAEVRRRGWAQSVAEREAGVASVSAPIRDRTGRVIAAVSISGPIERLGRRPGERHAMAVVRAGQRLSGL from the coding sequence ATGAGCGGTGTCGGCGTTCTCGACAAGGCGGTGGTCATCCTGGCCGCCTGTGTCGACGGCGCCAGCCTGGCCGAACTCGTTGAACGCACCAAGCTGCCCCGGGCCACCGCGCACCGGCTGGCACAGGCGCTGGAGATCCACCGGATGCTGGTCCGGGACACCCAGGGCCGATGGCGCCCGGGTCCACGCCTGGGCGAGCTGGCCAACGCGGCCCCCGACGTGCTGCTCACCGCAGCCGAGCCGCTGCTGGCCGCGCTGCGCGACGCCACCGGGGAGAGCGCCCAGCTCTACCTGCGCCGCGCCGACGAGCGGATCTGCGTGGCCGCCGCCGAGCGCGCCAGCGGCCTGCGGGACACCGTCCCGGTCGGCTCGGTGCTGCCGATGACCGCCGGCTCGGCGGCGCAGATCCTGCTCGCCTGGGAGCCGCCGGAGGCGGTCATGCCGCTGCTGCCGCGCGCCAAGTTCACCGGCCGCACGCTCGCCGAGGTGCGCCGGCGCGGCTGGGCGCAGAGCGTGGCCGAGCGGGAGGCCGGTGTGGCGAGCGTCTCGGCCCCGATCCGGGACCGCACCGGCCGGGTGATCGCCGCGGTGAGCATCTCCGGCCCGATCGAGCGCCTCGGTCGCCGCCCCGGCGAGCGCCACGCCATGGCCGTCGTCCGCGCCGGCCAACGCCTCTCCGGCCTCTGA
- a CDS encoding fumarylacetoacetate hydrolase family protein: MRIARFAHAKGMSFGVVEGEPEAGPQGLTIAEIDGHPFGQIQFSGARWALSDVRLLSPILPSKVVCVGRNYAEHAAEHGSEVPKEPLLFLKPSTSVIGPRDAIRLPIFSKQVEHEAELAVVIGAPGARRADRAAAERAIFGYTCANDVTARDLQRSDGQWTRAKGFDSFCPIGPWITTGLDVRDLEIRCEVGRDPEEMEVRQLGRTKDMVFDVPGLVSYISHVMTLLPGDVVLTGTPAGVSPLTEGDTVTVRIEGIGELSNPVVPVA, from the coding sequence GTGCGTATCGCTCGTTTCGCTCATGCCAAGGGAATGTCGTTCGGGGTCGTCGAGGGCGAGCCGGAGGCCGGGCCGCAGGGCCTGACCATCGCCGAGATCGACGGCCACCCGTTCGGGCAGATCCAGTTCTCCGGCGCCCGCTGGGCGCTCTCCGACGTGCGGCTGCTGTCGCCGATCCTGCCGAGCAAGGTGGTGTGCGTCGGCCGCAACTACGCCGAGCACGCCGCCGAGCACGGCAGCGAGGTGCCGAAGGAGCCGCTGCTCTTCCTCAAGCCGTCCACCTCGGTGATCGGCCCGCGCGACGCCATCCGCCTGCCGATCTTCTCCAAGCAGGTCGAGCACGAGGCGGAACTCGCCGTGGTGATCGGCGCGCCCGGCGCGCGACGGGCCGACCGGGCCGCCGCCGAGCGGGCCATCTTCGGCTACACCTGCGCCAACGACGTCACCGCGCGGGACCTCCAGCGGTCCGACGGGCAGTGGACCCGGGCCAAGGGCTTCGACTCGTTCTGCCCGATCGGGCCGTGGATCACCACCGGGTTGGACGTCCGCGACCTGGAGATCCGCTGCGAGGTGGGCCGTGATCCGGAGGAGATGGAGGTGCGCCAGCTCGGCCGGACCAAGGACATGGTGTTCGACGTGCCCGGCCTGGTGTCGTACATCTCGCACGTGATGACGCTGCTGCCCGGTGACGTGGTGCTGACCGGCACTCCGGCGGGGGTTAGCCCGCTCACCGAGGGGGATACGGTCACCGTGCGGATCGAGGGGATCGGGGAGCTGAGCAACCCGGTGGTCCCGGTCGCCTGA
- a CDS encoding 3-methyladenine DNA glycosylase, with the protein MTAALAPDAVLDAADWQARRRDHEERVDAWLAPHLARRRTGAKHPVEDFLFTYYSHRPAQLRRWHPGAGVVLRDADPAAFGPDYTAVAAGLTLDTGRVRARRAESVAWIRTLLASTAGRPAHLGCFGMHEWAMVYRQTQEQVRHNAWPLRLSPAATAAVVEERGVRCSHFDAFRFFTAPARPLNVLRPSRESQHALEQPGCLHANMDLYKWSYKLSPLVPSELVADAFALAREIRELDMRASPYDLAELGRPPVRVETPEGRAEYATAQRGFAERAAGLRARLLAELDRAAPADGA; encoded by the coding sequence GTGACCGCCGCCCTCGCCCCCGACGCCGTGCTCGACGCGGCCGACTGGCAGGCCCGCCGGCGCGACCACGAGGAGCGGGTCGACGCCTGGCTGGCGCCGCACCTGGCCCGCCGCCGCACCGGGGCGAAGCATCCGGTGGAGGACTTCCTCTTCACCTACTACTCGCACCGCCCCGCGCAACTGCGCCGCTGGCACCCGGGCGCGGGGGTGGTGCTGCGCGACGCCGACCCGGCCGCGTTCGGCCCGGACTACACCGCCGTCGCCGCCGGTCTCACCCTCGACACCGGGCGGGTCCGGGCGCGCCGCGCCGAGTCGGTCGCCTGGATCCGGACGCTGCTGGCGTCCACCGCCGGCCGCCCGGCGCACCTCGGCTGCTTCGGCATGCACGAGTGGGCGATGGTCTACCGGCAGACCCAGGAGCAGGTGCGGCACAACGCCTGGCCGCTGCGGCTCAGCCCGGCGGCGACCGCGGCGGTGGTCGAGGAGCGCGGCGTGCGGTGCAGCCACTTCGACGCGTTCCGGTTCTTCACCGCGCCGGCCCGGCCGCTCAACGTGCTCCGGCCGAGCCGGGAGAGCCAGCACGCGCTGGAGCAGCCGGGTTGCCTGCACGCCAACATGGATCTCTACAAGTGGTCCTACAAGCTGTCCCCGCTGGTGCCGTCGGAGCTGGTGGCGGACGCGTTCGCGCTGGCCCGGGAGATCCGCGAGCTGGACATGCGGGCCAGCCCGTACGACCTGGCCGAGCTGGGCCGTCCGCCGGTGCGGGTGGAGACCCCGGAGGGCCGGGCGGAGTACGCCACCGCCCAGCGCGGGTTCGCCGAGCGTGCCGCCGGCCTGCGGGCCCGGCTGCTGGCCGAGCTGGACCGGGCCGCGCCGGCCGACGGGGCCTGA
- a CDS encoding cellulose binding domain-containing protein, whose protein sequence is MSRNRLRVVLTALAALLPALALGLALVSTPPAAAAAAPIRVMPLGDSITGSPGCWRAVLWNRLQSTGHTDVDFVGTLGPQGCGVTYDGDNEGHGGYLATNIANQNLLPGWLAATHPDVVLMHLGTNDVWSNIPPATILAAYSKLVDQMRAANPATTVLVAKIIPMNPSSCPECGQRTVALNAAVDGWAAGKTTAASPIVVVDQWTGFNTATDTYDGVHPNAAGDQKMSDRWYPALAAVLDRTTPTPTPRPTATPTPTPTSSPSPSPTGSTTGAPHPTDSPSPTPTVGACAATWRTAGQWPGGFQAEITVRNTGAAPIPYWVVRFALTGGQRITQSWSAQVAQGGTAVTARSATWNGALAPGAQATFGFLADGAVPDPVPLPACALG, encoded by the coding sequence ATGTCCCGAAACCGCCTGCGCGTCGTGCTGACCGCGCTCGCCGCGCTGCTGCCCGCCCTGGCCCTCGGCCTCGCCCTCGTCTCCACCCCGCCGGCCGCCGCGGCCGCCGCCCCGATCCGCGTCATGCCGCTCGGCGACTCCATCACCGGGTCGCCCGGCTGCTGGCGTGCCGTGCTCTGGAACCGCCTCCAGTCCACCGGCCACACCGACGTCGACTTCGTCGGCACGCTCGGCCCGCAGGGCTGCGGCGTGACCTACGACGGCGACAACGAGGGGCACGGCGGCTATCTGGCGACGAACATCGCCAACCAGAACCTGCTCCCCGGCTGGCTCGCCGCCACCCACCCCGACGTGGTGCTCATGCACCTCGGCACCAACGACGTGTGGAGCAACATCCCGCCGGCCACCATCCTCGCCGCGTACTCGAAGCTGGTGGACCAGATGCGGGCCGCCAACCCGGCCACCACCGTGCTGGTCGCGAAGATCATCCCGATGAATCCGTCCAGTTGCCCGGAGTGCGGGCAGCGGACCGTCGCGCTCAACGCGGCCGTCGACGGCTGGGCGGCCGGAAAGACCACCGCCGCGTCACCGATCGTGGTGGTCGACCAGTGGACCGGCTTCAACACCGCCACCGACACCTACGACGGGGTGCACCCCAACGCCGCCGGCGACCAGAAGATGTCCGACCGGTGGTACCCGGCGCTGGCCGCCGTCCTGGACCGCACCACGCCGACCCCGACACCGAGGCCCACCGCGACGCCGACCCCGACCCCGACGTCCAGCCCGTCGCCGTCACCCACCGGGTCGACGACCGGAGCCCCGCACCCCACCGACAGCCCGTCACCGACGCCCACGGTCGGCGCCTGCGCCGCCACCTGGCGGACCGCCGGGCAGTGGCCGGGCGGCTTCCAGGCCGAGATCACGGTCCGCAACACCGGGGCCGCGCCGATCCCGTACTGGGTGGTCCGGTTCGCGCTCACCGGCGGGCAGCGGATCACCCAGTCGTGGAGTGCCCAGGTGGCGCAGGGCGGGACCGCGGTGACCGCCCGGAGCGCGACCTGGAACGGCGCGCTGGCCCCGGGCGCGCAGGCCACCTTCGGCTTCCTGGCCGACGGCGCGGTCCCGGACCCGGTGCCGCTGCCGGCGTGCGCCCTCGGCTGA
- a CDS encoding GNAT family N-acetyltransferase, producing MPTDFSVKPTLTGERVLLRPFADDDLPALAEILADPEVARLTGSPPGEGFEPARLRAWYGTRNSQPDRLDLAVVDRATGSCVGEVVLNEWDRANASCNFRTLIGPGGRDRGLGTEAVRLVVGYGFAHLGLHRVGLEVFAFNPRARRAYEKVGFVAEGTLRQVLRDGDDWVDATVMSILAPEWARHRGRPEG from the coding sequence GTGCCGACCGATTTCTCCGTCAAGCCCACGCTCACCGGCGAGCGGGTGCTGCTGCGGCCGTTCGCCGACGACGACCTGCCGGCGCTCGCGGAGATCCTGGCCGACCCGGAGGTCGCCCGGCTCACCGGCAGCCCGCCCGGCGAGGGCTTCGAGCCGGCCCGGTTGCGCGCCTGGTACGGCACCCGCAACAGCCAGCCCGACCGGCTCGACCTGGCCGTGGTCGACCGGGCCACCGGCTCGTGCGTCGGCGAGGTGGTCCTCAACGAGTGGGACCGGGCCAATGCGAGCTGCAACTTCCGCACCCTGATCGGCCCCGGCGGGCGCGATCGCGGCCTCGGCACCGAGGCGGTCCGGCTGGTCGTCGGGTACGGCTTCGCGCACCTCGGCCTGCACCGCGTCGGGTTGGAGGTGTTCGCGTTCAACCCGCGGGCCCGCCGCGCCTACGAGAAGGTCGGCTTCGTGGCCGAGGGCACGCTGCGGCAGGTGCTGCGCGACGGCGACGACTGGGTGGACGCCACCGTCATGTCGATCCTCGCGCCGGAGTGGGCTAGGCACCGGGGCCGTCCGGAGGGTTGA
- the arfB gene encoding alternative ribosome rescue aminoacyl-tRNA hydrolase ArfB, translating into MDDGLRVTDRLVVPAAELRERFSRSSGPGGQGVNTTDSRVELSFDLAGSPSVPETLRERALGRLAGRLVDGVLTVAASEHRAQLANREAARERMAALLREAVAPPPKARRPTRPSRGAKERRLADKKRQSQRKRDRRVDGD; encoded by the coding sequence GTGGACGACGGACTGCGGGTGACCGACCGGCTCGTGGTGCCGGCCGCCGAGCTGCGGGAGCGGTTCTCCCGGTCGTCCGGGCCGGGCGGTCAGGGCGTCAACACCACCGACTCCCGGGTGGAGCTGAGCTTCGACCTGGCCGGCTCGCCGAGCGTGCCGGAGACGCTGCGGGAACGGGCCCTGGGCCGGCTCGCCGGCCGGCTGGTCGACGGGGTGCTCACCGTGGCGGCCAGCGAGCACCGCGCGCAACTGGCCAACCGGGAGGCGGCCCGGGAACGGATGGCGGCGCTGCTGCGCGAGGCGGTCGCCCCGCCGCCCAAGGCGCGCCGGCCGACCCGCCCGTCACGCGGTGCGAAGGAACGCCGGCTGGCCGACAAGAAACGGCAGTCCCAGCGCAAACGCGACCGCCGGGTGGACGGCGACTGA
- a CDS encoding S1C family serine protease, giving the protein MAVQTGLGEPRGPWFVSPELDPDGRGWSDVSGSAGPGASGRRSWRGRLLSAAAVVALSTVSGAAAGTWAAGRDAPGPSAASAAPVPAELVTAAGKTVPGVVSVMVGGRSGTGASGSGFAIDNEQHIVTNDHILARGGSGPVTVETSDGRRLVAEVVGRAPDSDLAVLKVPASAGLPPLPLAKPNATRVGEPVLAVGSPLGLAGTVTAGIVSALNRQVRIGNGRHTAVQTDASINPGNSGGPLVNARGEVVGVNTAIATIDGNGSIGIGFAIPIDQVQQTADTIIGKGG; this is encoded by the coding sequence ATGGCAGTGCAGACCGGACTCGGCGAGCCGCGCGGCCCGTGGTTCGTCTCGCCCGAGCTGGACCCGGACGGGCGCGGCTGGTCCGACGTATCCGGGTCGGCCGGGCCGGGTGCGTCGGGGCGGCGGAGCTGGCGGGGCCGGTTGCTGAGCGCGGCGGCGGTGGTGGCGCTCTCCACCGTCTCCGGCGCGGCGGCCGGCACCTGGGCGGCCGGCCGGGACGCGCCGGGCCCGTCGGCGGCCTCCGCCGCGCCGGTGCCGGCCGAACTGGTCACCGCCGCCGGCAAGACGGTGCCGGGGGTGGTCTCGGTGATGGTCGGCGGCCGGTCCGGCACGGGCGCGTCCGGCTCCGGCTTCGCCATCGACAACGAGCAGCACATCGTCACCAACGACCACATCCTGGCCCGGGGCGGCTCCGGTCCGGTGACGGTGGAGACGTCGGACGGGCGGCGCCTCGTCGCGGAGGTGGTGGGCCGGGCGCCGGACAGCGACCTGGCCGTGCTGAAGGTGCCGGCCTCGGCCGGATTGCCGCCGCTGCCGCTGGCCAAGCCGAACGCGACCCGGGTGGGGGAGCCGGTGCTCGCGGTCGGCTCCCCGCTCGGGCTCGCCGGCACGGTCACCGCCGGTATCGTCAGCGCGCTCAACCGGCAGGTCCGGATCGGCAACGGCCGGCACACCGCGGTGCAGACCGACGCCTCCATCAACCCGGGCAACTCGGGCGGCCCGCTGGTGAACGCGCGCGGCGAGGTGGTCGGGGTGAACACCGCCATCGCCACCATCGACGGGAACGGCTCGATCGGCATCGGCTTCGCCATTCCGATCGACCAGGTGCAGCAGACCGCCGACACGATCATCGGTAAGGGCGGCTGA
- a CDS encoding VWA domain-containing protein, giving the protein MSWQSPARLWLLLAVAALVAGYLVLQRRQSRYAVRFTNLRLLDRVAPRRPAWRRHVPAGLFLGMLALLVVGFARPEAEVRVPRERATVMVAVDVSTSMLAGDVDPDRLTAAKEAGRKFVDGLPDEFNVGLVAFAGSAAVLVPPSTDREALHEGIERLAEGITGVQGTAIGEAISTSLGAVKSLDATAAKDPPPARIIILSDGANTAGMDPMEAADQAVAAKVPVHTISFGTPGGSVDRGGRAIQVPVDGQTLKAVAEETGGGFHEASTSRELKDVYEDIGTSVGYRTQQQDISARFIGFGLVLAMGAAAGSLRWFSRLP; this is encoded by the coding sequence ATGAGCTGGCAGTCGCCCGCCCGCCTCTGGTTGCTGCTCGCGGTCGCCGCGCTGGTCGCCGGCTACCTGGTGTTGCAGCGCCGGCAGAGCCGGTACGCGGTCCGCTTCACCAACCTGCGCCTGCTGGACCGGGTCGCGCCGCGTCGACCGGCCTGGCGGCGGCACGTGCCGGCGGGACTCTTCCTCGGCATGCTGGCGCTGCTGGTGGTCGGGTTCGCCCGGCCCGAGGCCGAGGTGCGGGTGCCCCGGGAGCGGGCCACCGTGATGGTCGCGGTGGACGTGTCCACCTCGATGCTCGCCGGTGACGTGGACCCGGACCGGCTGACCGCGGCCAAGGAGGCCGGCCGGAAGTTCGTCGACGGGCTGCCGGACGAGTTCAACGTGGGCCTGGTGGCGTTCGCCGGCAGCGCGGCGGTGCTGGTGCCGCCGAGCACCGACCGGGAGGCGCTGCACGAGGGGATCGAGCGGCTCGCCGAGGGCATCACCGGGGTGCAGGGCACCGCGATCGGCGAGGCGATCAGCACCTCGCTCGGCGCGGTGAAGAGCCTGGACGCCACCGCCGCGAAGGACCCGCCGCCGGCCCGGATCATCATCCTCTCCGACGGCGCGAACACCGCCGGGATGGACCCGATGGAGGCGGCCGACCAGGCGGTCGCGGCCAAGGTGCCGGTGCACACCATCTCCTTCGGCACGCCCGGCGGCTCGGTCGACCGGGGAGGCCGGGCGATCCAGGTGCCGGTGGACGGGCAGACGCTCAAGGCGGTCGCCGAGGAGACCGGCGGCGGCTTCCACGAGGCGTCGACCAGTCGCGAGCTGAAGGACGTCTACGAGGACATCGGCACCTCGGTCGGCTACCGCACGCAACAGCAGGACATCTCGGCCCGCTTCATCGGCTTCGGGCTGGTCCTGGCCATGGGCGCCGCCGCCGGCTCGCTGCGGTGGTTCTCCCGACTGCCCTGA
- a CDS encoding DUF58 domain-containing protein, with product MSRGPGVADPQIADLAPDQRLRRLELTVTRRLDGLLHGRYRGLLPGPGSEAAGSREYRPGEDEVRRMDWAVTARTTVPHVREVDADRELTTWLLVDASASMEYGTSTLDKRELAVAAVACVGFLTAGVGNRLGAQVLTRDGLRRFPARSGRIHLLGLLRALLGAPRTDDPPDPRAAARADGRGVAPEPGLADGLAGLQRVATRRGLAVVVSDFLDELPDDPDEPPPWAAALRRLAVRHQVLAVEVTDPRELELPDVGLVTLVDPESGRHREVWTGDPALRERYARAAAAQREQVRRALHRAGATHLTLRTDRDWCADVVRHVHEQRRLATAPAVARGGAA from the coding sequence GTGAGCCGCGGGCCGGGCGTCGCCGATCCGCAGATCGCCGACCTCGCCCCGGACCAGCGGCTGCGACGGTTGGAGCTGACCGTGACCCGGCGCCTCGACGGGCTGCTGCACGGGCGCTACCGGGGCCTGCTGCCCGGGCCGGGCAGCGAGGCGGCCGGCAGCCGGGAGTACCGCCCCGGCGAGGACGAGGTGCGCCGGATGGACTGGGCGGTGACCGCGCGGACCACCGTGCCGCACGTGCGCGAGGTCGACGCCGACCGGGAGCTGACCACCTGGCTGCTCGTCGACGCCAGCGCCAGCATGGAGTACGGGACGTCCACACTGGACAAACGGGAACTCGCGGTGGCGGCGGTGGCCTGCGTCGGCTTCCTCACCGCCGGGGTGGGCAACCGCCTCGGCGCCCAGGTGCTCACCCGGGACGGGTTGCGCCGGTTCCCGGCCCGCAGCGGGCGGATCCACCTGCTCGGGCTGCTGCGCGCGCTGCTCGGCGCCCCGCGTACCGACGATCCGCCGGACCCGCGCGCGGCGGCCCGGGCCGACGGGCGCGGCGTGGCGCCGGAGCCGGGCCTCGCCGACGGCCTGGCCGGCCTCCAGCGGGTGGCCACCCGACGAGGGCTGGCGGTGGTGGTCTCCGACTTCCTCGACGAGCTGCCCGACGACCCGGACGAGCCGCCGCCCTGGGCCGCCGCGCTGCGCCGGCTGGCGGTCCGGCACCAGGTGCTCGCGGTGGAGGTGACCGACCCGCGCGAGTTGGAGCTGCCGGACGTCGGGCTGGTCACCCTGGTCGACCCGGAGAGCGGCCGGCACCGCGAGGTGTGGACCGGTGACCCGGCGCTGCGCGAGCGGTACGCCCGGGCCGCCGCCGCCCAACGTGAGCAGGTGCGTCGGGCCCTGCACCGGGCCGGCGCGACCCACCTGACGCTGCGCACCGACCGGGACTGGTGCGCGGACGTGGTCCGGCACGTGCACGAGCAACGCCGGCTGGCCACCGCGCCGGCCGTGGCCCGGGGAGGTGCCGCATGA